In the genome of Halobacterium noricense, one region contains:
- a CDS encoding DUF7835 family putative zinc beta-ribbon protein, translated as MTTTAPDSHLREFCQDCDRATRHAVRIELRVENHAVDNPGCSREPYRVSRCLVCDATDARRMSDA; from the coding sequence ATGACCACCACCGCCCCCGACTCGCACCTCCGGGAGTTCTGCCAGGACTGCGACCGAGCGACCCGCCACGCGGTCCGCATCGAGCTCCGCGTGGAGAACCACGCCGTGGACAACCCCGGCTGCTCGCGGGAGCCCTACCGCGTGAGCCGGTGTCTGGTCTGCGACGCCACCGACGCGCGCCGCATGAGCGACGCCTGA
- a CDS encoding DNA-methyltransferase, which yields METTHRVHVGDARDLPLADDSVDLVVTSPPYPMIEMWDDVFAALDPAVGDALDAGDGDRAHDLMLSVLDDAWAELARVLAPGGIAVVNVGDATRNLGRFRVYDNHARVTDAFQSLGFDPLPGVLWRKPANSAAKFMGSGMVPPNAYVTLEREHVLVFRNGQRREFEPRADRRYEAAYFWEERNRWFSDVWDDLNGEHQTLADPELRERSAAFPLELPYRLVNMYSVYGDTILDPFWGTGTTSLAAAIAGRHSVGVERDDGLADAFDDRIRDAPALSREFAASRLDDHRAFVDASGDDFEYAADHYDTRVRTKQEQAIRLYGVTDVEPTLDGWEATHEPYEG from the coding sequence ATGGAGACCACCCACCGCGTCCACGTCGGCGATGCCCGCGACCTCCCGCTCGCCGACGACTCCGTGGACCTCGTGGTCACGTCGCCGCCGTATCCGATGATAGAGATGTGGGACGACGTCTTCGCCGCCCTCGACCCCGCCGTCGGCGACGCGCTCGACGCCGGCGACGGCGACCGCGCCCACGACCTGATGCTCTCCGTGCTCGACGACGCGTGGGCGGAACTCGCGCGCGTGCTCGCCCCGGGCGGCATCGCCGTCGTCAACGTCGGCGACGCCACGCGCAACCTCGGCCGGTTCCGCGTCTACGACAACCACGCGCGCGTCACCGACGCCTTCCAGTCGCTGGGCTTCGACCCGCTCCCGGGCGTGCTCTGGCGCAAACCCGCCAACTCCGCCGCGAAGTTCATGGGCAGCGGGATGGTGCCGCCGAACGCGTACGTCACGCTCGAACGCGAGCACGTCCTCGTCTTCCGGAACGGCCAGCGCCGCGAGTTCGAGCCGCGCGCCGACCGCCGCTACGAGGCCGCCTACTTCTGGGAGGAGCGCAACCGCTGGTTCTCGGACGTCTGGGACGACCTCAACGGCGAACACCAGACGCTCGCCGACCCCGAGTTGCGCGAGCGCTCGGCGGCGTTCCCGCTGGAACTCCCCTACCGCCTCGTGAACATGTACTCCGTCTACGGCGACACCATCCTCGACCCGTTCTGGGGGACCGGCACCACGAGCCTCGCCGCTGCAATCGCCGGTCGTCACTCCGTCGGCGTCGAACGCGACGACGGCCTCGCCGACGCCTTCGACGACCGCATCCGCGACGCTCCCGCGCTCTCTCGGGAGTTCGCCGCCAGCCGCCTCGACGACCACCGCGCGTTCGTCGACGCCTCGGGCGACGACTTCGAGTACGCCGCCGACCACTACGACACGCGCGTCCGAACGAAACAAGAGCAAGCGATTCGCCTCTACGGAGTCACGGACGTCGAACCGACGCTCGACGGCTGGGAAGCGACGCACGAACCGTACGAGGGGTAG
- the sucD gene encoding succinate--CoA ligase subunit alpha encodes MSILVDDDTRVVVQGITGGEGKFHAEQMIDYGTNVVAGAVPGKGGQEVAGVPVYDTVHDAVDEENADASVIFVPPAFAADAIFEALDTDLDLAVAITEGIPTQDMAKVNKRLQETDTRLQGPNCPGIITPGEAKLGILPGNIFSEGKVGLVSRSGTLTYQVVDSLTQRGIGQTTAIGIGGDPIIGTDFIDALELFEADEETEAVVMCGEIGGEDEEEAAEYIAQNMDTPVAGFIAGRTAPPGKRMGHAGAIVSGSGTGTAESKINALNEAGVPVGDTPEEVADDIEDLL; translated from the coding sequence ATGAGCATTCTAGTCGACGACGACACCCGCGTCGTGGTACAGGGCATCACCGGCGGGGAAGGGAAGTTCCACGCCGAACAGATGATTGACTACGGCACGAACGTCGTCGCGGGCGCGGTGCCGGGCAAGGGCGGCCAGGAGGTCGCCGGCGTCCCGGTGTACGACACTGTCCACGACGCCGTCGACGAGGAGAACGCCGACGCCTCGGTCATCTTCGTGCCGCCGGCGTTCGCCGCGGACGCCATCTTCGAGGCGCTGGATACGGACCTCGACCTCGCCGTCGCCATCACCGAAGGCATCCCCACGCAGGACATGGCGAAGGTGAACAAGCGCCTGCAGGAGACCGACACCCGCCTGCAGGGGCCGAACTGCCCGGGCATCATCACGCCCGGCGAGGCGAAACTCGGCATCCTCCCCGGGAACATCTTCTCGGAGGGGAAGGTCGGGCTCGTCTCCCGCTCCGGCACGCTGACCTACCAGGTCGTGGACTCGCTCACCCAGCGCGGCATCGGCCAGACCACCGCCATCGGCATCGGGGGCGACCCCATCATCGGGACGGACTTCATCGACGCCCTCGAACTGTTCGAGGCCGACGAGGAGACCGAAGCGGTCGTGATGTGTGGCGAAATCGGCGGCGAGGACGAGGAGGAGGCCGCCGAGTACATCGCGCAGAACATGGACACGCCGGTCGCCGGCTTCATCGCGGGCCGCACCGCGCCGCCGGGCAAGCGCATGGGCCACGCGGGTGCCATCGTCTCCGGCAGCGGCACCGGCACCGCCGAGTCCAAAATCAACGCGCTCAACGAGGCGGGCGTCCCCGTCGGCGACACCCCCGAGGAAGTTGCGGACGACATCGAAGACCTGCTGTAG
- the sucC gene encoding ADP-forming succinate--CoA ligase subunit beta — translation MKLHEYQAKQVFAEAGIPTPGSTLATSVDEVVEAASDLGYPVAVKAQVHVGGRGKAGGIKLAENETEAREAAESILGMDLKGYTVDKVLVEEAVDFTNELYVGVTMDRGEGKPVVMVSEKGGVNIEEVAEEDPEAIAREHVDPAFGLHPFQARKVVYDAGIPREVAGDVASILTTLYELYEDRDGSDVEVNPLMVTSDDEVIAADAVMNIDEDALFRQPELAEMEDEAAEDELEAKANEYGFDYVRLDGNVGIIGNGAGLVMTTLDLVDYYGGEPANFLDIGGGAKAERVANALDMVFSDENVDSVVFNIFGGITRGDEVAKGINTALEQFDEIPKRVVVRLAGTNAEEGREILNDELVTVEETLEGAVQRAVEYADTEAGQ, via the coding sequence ATGAAGCTCCACGAGTATCAGGCGAAGCAGGTCTTCGCCGAGGCGGGCATCCCGACTCCCGGGTCGACGCTCGCCACGTCCGTCGACGAGGTCGTCGAGGCCGCGAGTGACCTCGGCTACCCCGTCGCGGTGAAGGCCCAGGTACACGTCGGCGGCCGCGGCAAGGCCGGCGGCATCAAGCTCGCCGAGAACGAAACCGAAGCCCGCGAGGCCGCCGAGTCCATCCTCGGCATGGACCTCAAGGGGTACACGGTCGACAAAGTTCTCGTCGAGGAAGCGGTCGACTTCACGAACGAACTGTACGTCGGCGTCACCATGGACCGCGGCGAGGGCAAGCCCGTCGTGATGGTCTCCGAGAAGGGTGGCGTCAACATCGAGGAAGTCGCGGAGGAAGACCCCGAGGCCATCGCCCGGGAGCACGTCGACCCCGCGTTCGGCCTCCATCCCTTCCAGGCACGGAAGGTCGTCTACGACGCCGGTATCCCCCGCGAGGTCGCGGGCGACGTCGCGTCCATCCTGACGACCCTCTACGAACTCTACGAGGACCGCGACGGCAGCGACGTCGAGGTCAACCCCCTGATGGTCACCAGCGACGACGAAGTCATCGCGGCCGACGCCGTGATGAACATCGACGAGGACGCGCTGTTCCGGCAGCCGGAACTCGCGGAGATGGAGGACGAGGCCGCCGAGGACGAACTCGAAGCCAAGGCCAACGAGTACGGCTTCGACTACGTGCGCCTCGACGGCAACGTCGGCATCATCGGCAACGGCGCCGGGCTCGTGATGACGACGCTGGACCTCGTGGACTACTACGGCGGCGAGCCCGCGAACTTCCTGGACATCGGCGGCGGCGCGAAAGCCGAACGCGTCGCGAACGCCCTCGACATGGTGTTCAGCGACGAGAACGTCGACAGCGTCGTGTTCAACATCTTCGGCGGCATCACGCGCGGCGACGAGGTCGCGAAGGGCATCAACACCGCGCTCGAACAGTTCGACGAGATTCCCAAGCGCGTCGTGGTGCGCCTCGCCGGCACGAACGCCGAGGAGGGCCGCGAGATTCTCAACGACGAGCTGGTGACCGTCGAGGAAACGCTCGAAGGCGCCGTGCAGCGCGCCGTCGAATACGCTGACACGGAGGCAGGACAATGA